The Deltaproteobacteria bacterium CG11_big_fil_rev_8_21_14_0_20_49_13 genome has a segment encoding these proteins:
- a CDS encoding gliding-motility protein MglA, which translates to MAFINEKNKEINCKIVYYGPPRCGKSTSIRNICTEVKKNSKGELVSLTSEDDRTLYFDFIPITLGKMGEYTIRLHLYTVPGEVAYEANRKIISKGVDGVVFVADSQLEKVESNLQSLAELNEILHHEGVSFKDVPHVIQYNKRDLGNAAPVSELRALLNKYAAPDFETVATSGNGTYDAFKAISTKVLLDLRNTYQ; encoded by the coding sequence ATGGCCTTTATCAACGAAAAGAACAAAGAGATCAATTGTAAGATAGTCTATTACGGGCCTCCAAGGTGCGGCAAATCGACCTCGATAAGAAATATTTGCACCGAGGTGAAAAAGAACAGCAAGGGAGAGCTTGTTTCGCTCACATCAGAGGACGACAGGACACTTTATTTCGACTTTATACCCATAACATTAGGGAAGATGGGCGAATATACCATAAGGCTCCACCTTTATACCGTCCCCGGAGAGGTCGCCTATGAAGCGAACCGGAAGATAATTTCAAAAGGCGTGGATGGCGTCGTGTTTGTTGCCGATTCACAGCTCGAAAAGGTAGAAAGTAACCTTCAAAGCCTTGCCGAACTGAACGAGATATTACATCATGAAGGAGTCTCTTTTAAAGATGTCCCGCATGTCATCCAGTACAACAAGCGCGATCTCGGAAACGCCGCGCCGGTTTCGGAACTGAGAGCCCTGCTGAACAAATACGCCGCGCCTGATTTTGAGACGGTGGCAACAAGCGGCAACGGAACCTACGACGCATTTAAGGCGATATCCACGAAGGTGTTGCTAGATCTAAGAAATACCTACCAATAA
- the folK gene encoding 2-amino-4-hydroxy-6-hydroxymethyldihydropteridine diphosphokinase, translated as MHTVYLGIGSNLGDREKNCEKATKLLKSSSIAKNIIISKWYETKPVLPPPCHSERSEESAGSNFIHEILRPLRAQNDTPPFINGVAYLETELTPRQLLEALHEIESSLGRIRTGEKWEPRTIDIDILFYDDIVLNEHDLKIPHPEAHKRMFVLEPLCDIAPLLIHPVLKRTIREFKEAL; from the coding sequence GTGCATACAGTATATTTGGGCATAGGCTCGAACCTGGGCGATAGAGAGAAGAACTGCGAAAAGGCGACCAAACTGCTAAAGTCGTCTAGCATCGCAAAAAACATAATAATATCAAAGTGGTATGAAACTAAGCCGGTTTTGCCGCCCCCTTGTCATTCTGAGCGCAGCGAAGAATCTGCTGGATCAAACTTTATTCACGAGATTCTTCGCCCCCTCAGGGCTCAGAATGACACTCCTCCGTTTATTAATGGTGTGGCTTATCTAGAGACCGAGCTTACCCCCCGCCAATTATTGGAAGCCCTGCACGAAATAGAATCAAGCCTGGGAAGGATCAGGACCGGTGAAAAATGGGAGCCCCGCACCATTGACATCGATATTCTTTTCTACGATGATATCGTTCTGAACGAACATGACCTAAAGATCCCCCACCCCGAGGCGCACAAAAGAATGTTTGTGCTTGAACCGCTTTGTGATATAGCGCCGTTACTTATTCATCCGGTCCTTAAAAGGACCATAAGGGAGTTCAAGGAGGCATTATGA